A single window of Streptomyces aquilus DNA harbors:
- the thrC gene encoding threonine synthase, with the protein MTHQWRGIIEEYRDRLPVSDSTPVVTLREGGTPLVPAQVLSERTGCEVHLKVEGANPTGSFKDRGMTMAITRAKEEGAKAVICASTGNTSASAAAYAVRAGMVSAVLVPQGKIALGKMGQALVHGAKILQVDGNFDDCLTLARSLSDNYPVALVNSVNPVRIEGQKTAAFEIVDMLGDAPDIHVLPVGNAGNITAYWKGYKEYAADGIAAKTPRMWGFQASGSAPIVRGEVVKDPSTIATAIRIGNPASWQYALAARDESGGLIDEVTDREILRAYRLLAAQEGVFVEPASAASVAGLLKAAEQGLVDPGQKIVCTVTGNGLKDPDWAVAGAPQPVTVPVDAATAAERLGLA; encoded by the coding sequence ATGACCCACCAGTGGCGCGGAATCATCGAGGAGTACCGGGACCGGCTGCCCGTCTCCGACAGCACCCCGGTCGTGACGCTCCGCGAGGGCGGCACGCCCCTCGTGCCCGCGCAGGTGCTCTCCGAGCGCACGGGCTGTGAGGTCCACCTCAAGGTCGAGGGCGCGAACCCGACGGGGTCCTTCAAGGACCGCGGCATGACCATGGCCATCACCCGGGCCAAGGAGGAGGGCGCCAAGGCGGTCATCTGCGCCTCCACCGGCAACACCTCCGCCTCCGCCGCCGCCTACGCGGTGCGCGCCGGCATGGTCTCCGCCGTCCTCGTCCCGCAGGGCAAGATCGCGCTCGGCAAGATGGGCCAGGCCCTCGTGCACGGCGCCAAGATCCTCCAGGTCGACGGCAACTTCGACGACTGCCTCACCCTCGCCCGCTCGCTCAGCGACAACTACCCCGTGGCGCTGGTCAATTCGGTCAACCCGGTGCGCATCGAGGGCCAGAAGACGGCCGCCTTCGAGATCGTGGACATGCTCGGCGACGCCCCCGACATCCACGTCCTCCCGGTCGGCAACGCGGGCAACATCACCGCGTACTGGAAGGGCTACAAGGAGTACGCCGCCGACGGCATCGCCGCGAAGACCCCCCGAATGTGGGGCTTCCAGGCCTCCGGCAGCGCCCCGATCGTGCGCGGCGAGGTCGTCAAGGACCCGTCGACCATCGCCACCGCCATCCGCATCGGCAACCCGGCGTCCTGGCAGTACGCGCTCGCCGCGCGCGACGAGTCCGGCGGTCTCATCGACGAGGTGACGGACCGTGAGATCCTGCGCGCCTACCGCCTGTTGGCCGCGCAGGAGGGCGTCTTCGTGGAGCCCGCCTCGGCCGCGTCCGTGGCCGGTCTGCTGAAGGCCGCCGAGCAGGGCCTGGTCGACCCGGGCCAGAAGATCGTCTGCACCGTCACCGGCAACGGCCTGAAGGACCCCGACTGGGCCGTCGCGGGCGCCCCGCAGCCCGTCACCGTCCCGGTCGACGCGGCCACGGCCGCCGAGCGCCTCGGCCTCGCGTAA
- the thrB gene encoding homoserine kinase yields MAGPAFRAAAVRVRVPATSANLGPGFDALGLSLGLYDDVVVRVADSGLHIDIAGEGSETLPRDEKHLLVRSLRTAFDLLGGQPRGLEIVCANRIPHGRGLGSSSAAICAGIVAARAVTIGGESKLDDAALLELATEIEGHPDNVAPCLLGGFTIAWMEAGAARAIRLEPADSIVPVVFVPGKPVLTETARGLLPRTVPHVDAAANAGRAALLVEALTRSPELLLPATEDRLHQEYRAPAMPESAALVERLRADGVPAVISGAGPTVLALVDEASADKVAHLAGEGWAANRLELDAQGASVLPLAPAGDI; encoded by the coding sequence ATGGCCGGTCCAGCGTTCCGCGCCGCCGCCGTCCGGGTGCGCGTCCCCGCCACCAGCGCCAACCTCGGCCCGGGCTTCGACGCCCTCGGCCTGTCGCTGGGGCTCTACGACGACGTCGTCGTCCGGGTGGCCGACTCAGGGCTGCACATCGACATCGCGGGTGAGGGCAGCGAGACCCTCCCGCGCGACGAGAAGCACCTGCTCGTACGGTCCCTGCGCACCGCCTTCGACCTGCTCGGCGGACAGCCGCGCGGCCTCGAGATCGTGTGCGCCAACCGCATTCCGCACGGCCGGGGCCTCGGCTCCTCCTCCGCCGCCATCTGCGCCGGCATCGTCGCCGCGCGTGCCGTGACCATAGGCGGCGAGTCCAAGCTCGACGACGCCGCGCTCCTGGAGCTCGCGACGGAGATCGAGGGCCACCCCGACAACGTGGCGCCGTGTCTGCTCGGCGGCTTCACCATCGCCTGGATGGAGGCCGGCGCCGCCCGGGCCATCAGGCTGGAGCCCGCCGATTCCATCGTTCCGGTGGTTTTCGTGCCCGGGAAGCCGGTTCTGACGGAGACCGCGCGCGGTCTCCTCCCGCGCACCGTGCCGCACGTCGACGCCGCCGCCAACGCGGGCCGCGCCGCCCTGCTCGTCGAGGCCCTCACCCGGAGCCCCGAGCTGCTGCTGCCCGCCACCGAGGACCGGCTCCACCAGGAATACCGGGCTCCGGCCATGCCGGAGAGCGCCGCGCTCGTGGAGCGCTTGAGGGCGGACGGAGTTCCGGCGGTGATTTCCGGCGCCGGACCCACTGTTCTCGCGCTGGTCGACGAGGCCAGCGCCGACAAGGTGGCCCACCTCGCGGGTGAGGGATGGGCCGCCAACCGGCTCGAACTGGATGCCCAGGGGGCGAGTGTGCTGCCGCTCGCACCCGCCGGTGACATCTGA
- the rho gene encoding transcription termination factor Rho, which produces MSDTTDLMGARVEETAAAPATDASAPATGAGSRRRRGTGLEGMVLAELQQVASGLGIRGTARMRKSQLIEVIKEAQAGGGAAPAAKADATETKPKRRATSKARTGEAAEKKADAKAEAPAEKAVAQQQIEIPGQPASDDAPVERRRRRATADAGSPETVTAEAKSEPKAETPAPQAQGEAKGDAGDAEGRQGRRDRRDRGDRQDRDRGGRDRDRRGKGDDQQGGGQRGQQQNQQQGGGRQDRNAGPQDDDDFEGGRRGRRGRYRDRRGRRGRDEIGAAEPQLADDDVLIPVAGILDILDNYAFIRTSGYLPGPNDVYVSLAQVRKNGLRKGDHVTGAVRQPKEGERREKFNALVRLDSVNGMAPEHGRGRPEFNKLTPLYPQDRLRLETDPGVLTTRIIDLVSPIGKGQRGLIVAPPKTGKTMIMQAIANAITHNNPECHLMVVLVDERPEEVTDMQRSVKGEVISSTFDRPAEDHTTVAELAIERAKRLVELGHDVVVLLDSITRLGRAYNLAAPASGRILSGGVDSTALYPPKRFFGAARNIEDGGSLTILATALVDTGSRMDEVIFEEFKGTGNMELKLDRKLADKRIFPAVDVDASGTRKEEILLGNEELAVVWKLRRVLHALDQQQAIELLLDKMKQTKSNVEFLMQIQKTTPTPGNGD; this is translated from the coding sequence GTGAGCGACACCACCGATCTGATGGGCGCACGTGTCGAGGAGACCGCTGCCGCGCCCGCCACGGACGCCTCCGCGCCTGCCACCGGTGCCGGCTCCCGGCGGCGCCGCGGTACCGGCCTCGAGGGCATGGTGCTGGCCGAGCTGCAGCAGGTCGCATCCGGCCTCGGTATCAGGGGCACCGCGCGCATGCGCAAGAGCCAGCTGATCGAGGTCATCAAGGAGGCGCAGGCCGGAGGCGGTGCCGCCCCGGCCGCAAAGGCCGACGCCACCGAGACCAAGCCCAAGCGCCGCGCCACCTCCAAGGCCCGCACCGGCGAGGCCGCCGAGAAGAAGGCGGACGCGAAGGCCGAGGCCCCCGCCGAGAAGGCCGTGGCCCAGCAGCAGATCGAGATCCCCGGCCAGCCGGCCTCCGACGACGCTCCCGTCGAGCGCCGCCGTCGCCGTGCCACGGCCGACGCCGGCAGCCCCGAGACGGTGACCGCCGAGGCGAAGAGCGAGCCGAAGGCCGAGACGCCCGCCCCGCAGGCGCAGGGCGAGGCCAAGGGCGACGCGGGTGACGCCGAGGGCCGTCAGGGCCGTCGCGACCGCCGTGACCGCGGCGACCGTCAGGACCGCGACCGTGGCGGCCGTGACCGCGACCGCCGTGGCAAGGGCGACGACCAGCAGGGCGGCGGCCAGCGCGGCCAGCAGCAGAACCAGCAGCAGGGCGGCGGCCGTCAGGACCGCAACGCCGGCCCGCAGGACGACGACGACTTCGAGGGCGGCCGTCGTGGCCGTCGAGGCCGCTACCGGGACCGTCGGGGCCGTCGTGGCCGTGACGAGATCGGCGCCGCCGAGCCGCAGCTCGCCGACGACGACGTCCTGATCCCCGTCGCGGGCATCCTGGACATCCTCGACAACTACGCCTTCATCCGCACGTCGGGCTACCTCCCGGGTCCCAACGACGTGTACGTCTCTCTCGCCCAGGTCCGCAAGAACGGCCTGCGCAAGGGTGACCACGTCACCGGTGCGGTCCGTCAGCCCAAGGAAGGCGAGCGGCGCGAGAAGTTCAACGCGCTGGTCCGCCTGGACTCCGTCAACGGCATGGCGCCCGAACACGGCCGTGGCCGCCCGGAGTTCAACAAGCTCACCCCGCTGTACCCGCAGGACCGCCTCCGCCTGGAGACGGACCCGGGTGTGCTCACGACCCGGATCATCGACCTCGTGTCGCCGATCGGCAAGGGCCAGCGCGGTCTGATCGTGGCCCCGCCGAAGACCGGCAAGACCATGATCATGCAGGCGATCGCCAACGCGATCACGCACAACAACCCCGAGTGCCACCTGATGGTCGTCCTGGTCGACGAGCGTCCGGAAGAGGTCACCGACATGCAGCGGTCGGTCAAGGGCGAGGTCATCTCCTCGACCTTCGACCGCCCGGCCGAGGACCACACCACGGTCGCCGAGCTCGCCATCGAGCGCGCCAAGCGTCTGGTGGAGCTGGGCCACGACGTGGTCGTGCTGCTCGACTCGATCACGCGTCTGGGCCGTGCGTACAACCTCGCCGCGCCGGCTTCCGGCCGCATCCTGTCCGGTGGTGTCGACTCGACCGCCCTGTACCCTCCGAAGCGCTTCTTCGGTGCGGCCCGCAACATCGAGGACGGCGGCTCGCTGACCATCCTCGCCACCGCCCTGGTGGACACCGGGTCCCGCATGGACGAGGTGATCTTCGAGGAGTTCAAGGGCACCGGCAACATGGAGCTCAAGCTCGACCGGAAGCTCGCCGACAAGCGCATCTTCCCGGCGGTGGACGTCGACGCGTCCGGCACCCGTAAGGAAGAGATCCTCCTCGGCAACGAGGAGCTGGCGGTCGTCTGGAAGCTGCGTCGCGTGCTGCACGCGCTCGACCAGCAGCAGGCCATCGAGCTGCTCCTCGACAAGATGAAGCAGACGAAGTCGAACGTCGAGTTCCTGATGCAGATCCAGAAGACGACGCCGACGCCCGGCAACGGCGACTGA
- a CDS encoding trypsin-like serine protease gives MSGGRHRRRIRIGLPVAAAGVAAAVAAALLSTSAGAATASERTPRTPVFHTVSQAELQARVAGGLAGGDIAGQTTSKSSLSSSTSSGTVDPKIIGGSTTTISSAPWMAQLFYQDSTNDVYFFCGGTVVSPTKILTAAHCVKGYNWAKYGAIVTGATKMPDENGNTTGTVTGAVRQWNHPSYSSRTIDNDIAVITLNQPVKATPIRMTTSTDTTSYKAGTSAKLYGWGRTSSTTQDVSDTLKTATLPIQSDSTCAGYYGADFIKGHMVCAGNPATGSDAGTTSACNGDSGGPLIVDNRIVGVVSWGVTDCVEKGAYSVFSKVSTYLGAAYAQVDDANMSYTDAKADLFVRNKSTGVAYEKDSKGTSFGARQDLGDWGGVNLVLQTDLNRDSVQDFVFRQSSTGDVYWLRYVWSTDSWSEKKIFDNWKTRTRIIAPGDLTGDYKPDLVSVDSAGKAWLYPSNGDGTFAARKQIGTGTGWNSYNMVRGKGDFNGDGKADLIARNKSTGDIYLYKGTGKASAPFSARVKVRTWSNTTYNAFDAVGDVTGDGKADFLARTPGGTLYLYKGTGKATSEIFATRISVGTDFKQYDIFG, from the coding sequence ATGTCCGGAGGCCGTCACAGACGCCGGATACGGATCGGGCTGCCGGTCGCCGCGGCCGGTGTCGCCGCCGCCGTTGCCGCGGCGCTCTTGAGCACGTCGGCCGGGGCGGCCACCGCTTCCGAGCGGACGCCCAGGACGCCCGTTTTCCACACGGTGTCGCAGGCCGAGCTTCAGGCCAGGGTCGCGGGGGGCCTGGCCGGTGGTGACATCGCGGGGCAGACGACCTCGAAGTCCTCGCTGAGCTCCAGCACCAGCAGCGGCACGGTCGACCCGAAGATCATCGGTGGCAGCACCACGACGATCTCCTCGGCGCCCTGGATGGCCCAGCTCTTCTACCAGGACTCGACCAACGACGTGTACTTCTTCTGCGGCGGCACCGTCGTCTCGCCGACGAAGATCCTCACCGCCGCGCACTGCGTCAAGGGCTACAACTGGGCCAAGTACGGCGCGATCGTCACCGGCGCCACGAAGATGCCCGACGAGAACGGCAACACCACCGGTACGGTCACCGGCGCGGTGCGCCAGTGGAACCACCCGTCGTACAGCTCGCGGACCATCGACAACGACATCGCCGTCATCACCCTGAACCAGCCGGTCAAGGCGACGCCGATCCGTATGACGACGTCCACCGACACCACCTCGTACAAGGCCGGGACGAGCGCGAAGCTCTACGGCTGGGGCCGTACCAGCTCCACCACCCAGGACGTCTCCGACACCCTGAAGACGGCCACGCTGCCGATCCAGTCGGACAGCACCTGCGCCGGCTACTACGGCGCGGACTTCATCAAGGGCCACATGGTCTGCGCGGGCAACCCCGCCACCGGCAGCGACGCCGGCACGACGTCCGCCTGCAACGGTGACTCCGGCGGTCCGCTGATCGTCGACAACCGCATCGTCGGTGTCGTCTCGTGGGGTGTCACGGACTGCGTCGAGAAGGGCGCGTACAGCGTCTTCTCGAAGGTCAGCACCTACCTCGGGGCCGCGTACGCGCAGGTCGACGACGCCAACATGAGCTACACGGACGCCAAGGCCGACCTGTTCGTCCGCAACAAGAGCACCGGCGTCGCCTACGAGAAGGACTCCAAGGGCACCTCGTTCGGCGCCCGCCAGGACCTCGGCGACTGGGGCGGGGTCAACCTCGTCCTGCAGACCGACCTGAACCGGGACAGCGTCCAGGACTTCGTGTTCCGCCAGAGCTCCACCGGCGACGTCTACTGGCTGCGCTATGTGTGGTCCACCGACTCCTGGTCCGAGAAGAAGATCTTCGACAACTGGAAGACCCGCACGCGGATCATCGCCCCCGGCGACCTGACCGGCGACTACAAGCCCGACCTGGTCTCCGTGGACTCCGCCGGCAAGGCCTGGCTCTACCCGAGCAACGGCGACGGCACCTTCGCCGCCCGCAAGCAGATCGGCACCGGCACGGGCTGGAACTCGTACAACATGGTGCGCGGCAAGGGCGACTTCAACGGTGACGGCAAGGCCGACCTGATCGCCCGCAACAAGAGCACCGGCGACATCTACCTCTACAAGGGCACCGGTAAGGCCTCGGCCCCGTTCTCCGCCCGTGTGAAGGTCCGCACCTGGAGCAACACCACGTACAACGCCTTCGACGCCGTCGGTGACGTCACCGGCGACGGCAAGGCCGACTTCCTGGCCCGTACGCCCGGCGGCACCCTGTACCTGTACAAGGGCACCGGTAAGGCCACGAGCGAGATCTTCGCCACAAGGATCTCGGTCGGTACCGATTTCAAGCAGTACGACATCTTCGGCTGA
- a CDS encoding LCP family protein, with the protein MTAESTPEPGIPGESGTTGPRHRAKGRRRKTRGGHKGLKIAAWTAAGIVVLGGTGVGYLYFKLNGNIKTVDIDQALGTDRPTKVDNGSENILVLGSDTRSGSNKKLGGGADDGSARSDTAMIVHVYEGHKKASVVSIPRDTLVDRPECTDTDGNEHDAASMVMFNSAYSTGGAACAVKTVESLTGIRMDHYLEVDFSGFQKLIDELGGVDVTTTKNITDRDSHLNLKAGTHTLTGKQALGLVRTRHGVGDGSDLGRIQLQQAFIKALINQIKDVDVFGNPKKLYDLANTATKAVTTDSDLGNVNKLMSFANGLKGISSKNMTMVTMPVQYDPQNANRVLVDKAKAKVVWKALENDRAIPRSATKGTATGQAEGVVTAS; encoded by the coding sequence ATGACCGCCGAGAGCACGCCGGAGCCCGGCATACCGGGCGAGTCCGGCACCACGGGCCCGCGCCACCGCGCCAAGGGCCGCCGCCGCAAGACCCGGGGCGGGCACAAGGGCCTGAAGATCGCGGCCTGGACCGCCGCCGGGATCGTCGTGCTGGGCGGCACCGGGGTCGGCTATCTGTACTTCAAGCTCAACGGCAACATCAAGACCGTCGACATCGACCAGGCGCTCGGCACCGACCGGCCGACCAAGGTCGACAACGGCTCCGAGAACATCCTCGTCCTGGGTTCCGACACCCGCTCCGGCTCGAACAAGAAGCTCGGCGGCGGCGCCGACGACGGCAGTGCCCGTTCGGACACCGCGATGATCGTGCACGTCTACGAGGGCCACAAGAAGGCCAGCGTGGTCTCCATACCCCGCGACACCCTCGTCGACCGGCCCGAGTGCACCGACACCGACGGGAACGAGCACGACGCCGCGTCGATGGTGATGTTCAACTCCGCGTACTCCACGGGCGGCGCCGCCTGTGCCGTGAAGACGGTCGAGTCGCTCACCGGCATCCGCATGGACCACTACCTGGAGGTCGACTTCTCCGGGTTCCAGAAGCTCATCGACGAGCTCGGCGGCGTCGACGTGACGACCACCAAGAACATCACCGACCGCGACAGCCACCTCAACCTCAAGGCCGGCACCCACACCCTCACCGGCAAGCAGGCCCTCGGCCTGGTCCGCACCCGGCACGGCGTCGGCGACGGCTCCGACCTCGGCCGCATCCAGCTCCAGCAGGCGTTCATCAAGGCGCTGATCAACCAGATCAAGGACGTCGACGTCTTCGGCAACCCGAAGAAGCTCTACGACCTCGCCAACACCGCCACCAAGGCCGTGACGACCGACTCCGACCTGGGCAACGTCAACAAGCTCATGTCCTTCGCCAACGGCCTCAAGGGCATCAGCTCCAAGAACATGACCATGGTCACCATGCCGGTCCAGTACGACCCGCAGAACGCGAACCGGGTGCTGGTCGACAAGGCCAAGGCCAAGGTCGTCTGGAAGGCCCTGGAGAACGACCGGGCGATCCCCAGGAGCGCGACCAAGGGCACGGCCACGGGCCAGGCGGAAGGCGTGGTCACCGCCTCGTAG
- the rpmE gene encoding 50S ribosomal protein L31 yields MKRDIHPEYVETQVSCTCGASFTTRSTIASGTIRAEVCSECHPFYTGKQKILDTGGRVARFEARFGKAAAKK; encoded by the coding sequence TTGAAGCGCGACATCCACCCCGAGTACGTCGAGACGCAGGTCAGCTGCACCTGTGGCGCGTCGTTCACCACCCGTAGCACGATCGCGAGCGGCACCATCCGTGCCGAGGTCTGCTCCGAGTGCCACCCGTTCTACACGGGCAAGCAGAAGATCCTCGACACCGGTGGCCGTGTGGCCCGCTTCGAGGCCCGCTTCGGCAAGGCTGCTGCCAAGAAGTAG
- the prfA gene encoding peptide chain release factor 1: MFEAVEELVTEHADLEKKLADPSVHSDQANARKLNKRYAELTPIVATYRSWKQTGDDIDTAKELAADDPDFAAEVKELAEQREALTEKLRLLLVPRDPSDDKDVILEIKAGAGGDESALFAGDLLRMYLRYAERVGWKTEIIDATESELGGYKDVQVAVKTKGGQGATEPGQGVWARLKYEGGVHRVQRVPATESQGRIHTSAAGVLVTPEAEEVDVEINPNDLRIDVYRSSGPGGQSVNTTDSAVRITHIPTGVVASCQNEKSQLQNKEQALRILRSRLLAAAQEEAEREAADARRSQVRTVDRSEKIRTYNFPENRISDHRVGFKAYNLDQVLDGDLDAVIQACVDADSAAKLAAA; encoded by the coding sequence ATGTTCGAGGCCGTCGAGGAACTGGTCACTGAGCACGCCGACCTGGAGAAGAAGCTCGCCGACCCGTCGGTCCACTCCGACCAGGCCAACGCGCGCAAGCTGAACAAGCGCTACGCCGAGCTCACCCCGATCGTCGCCACGTACCGCTCCTGGAAGCAGACGGGCGACGACATCGACACGGCGAAGGAACTCGCCGCCGACGACCCGGACTTCGCCGCCGAGGTCAAGGAGCTCGCCGAGCAGCGCGAGGCACTGACCGAGAAGCTGCGGCTGCTGCTCGTCCCGCGTGACCCGAGTGACGACAAGGACGTCATCCTGGAGATCAAGGCCGGCGCCGGCGGTGACGAGTCGGCCCTGTTCGCCGGCGACCTGCTGCGCATGTACCTGCGCTACGCCGAGCGCGTCGGCTGGAAGACCGAGATCATCGACGCCACCGAGTCCGAGCTGGGCGGCTACAAGGACGTCCAGGTCGCCGTGAAGACCAAGGGCGGCCAGGGCGCCACCGAGCCCGGCCAGGGCGTCTGGGCCCGGCTGAAGTACGAGGGCGGCGTGCACCGCGTGCAGCGCGTCCCGGCGACCGAGTCCCAGGGCCGTATCCACACCTCCGCGGCCGGCGTGCTGGTCACGCCCGAGGCCGAGGAGGTCGACGTCGAGATCAACCCCAACGACCTCCGCATCGACGTCTACCGCTCCTCCGGGCCCGGCGGCCAGTCCGTCAACACGACCGACTCCGCCGTGCGCATCACGCACATTCCCACCGGAGTCGTCGCTTCCTGCCAGAACGAGAAGAGCCAGCTTCAGAACAAGGAGCAGGCCTTGCGTATCCTGCGCTCCAGGCTGCTCGCCGCGGCGCAGGAGGAGGCGGAGCGGGAAGCCGCCGACGCCCGCCGCAGCCAGGTCCGTACCGTCGACCGCTCCGAGAAGATCCGTACGTACAACTTCCCGGAGAACCGCATCTCGGACCACCGCGTCGGCTTCAAGGCGTACAACTTGGACCAGGTCCTGGACGGCGACCTCGACGCGGTGATCCAGGCCTGCGTCGACGCGGACTCGGCGGCGAAGCTGGCGGCCGCGTAA
- the prmC gene encoding peptide chain release factor N(5)-glutamine methyltransferase, giving the protein MLLAEVAQATQRLADAGVPSPRNDAEELAAFVHGVKRGALHSVKDADFDARYWEVIARREQREPLQHITGRAFFRYLELQVGPGVFVPRPETESVVGWAIDAVRAMDVVEPCIVDLCTGSGAIALALAQEVPRSRVHAVELSEDALQWTRKNVQGSRVDLRQGNALDAFPDLDGQVDLVISNPPYIPLTEWEYVAPEARDYDPELALFSGEDGLDLIRGLERTAHRLLRPGGVVVIEHADTQGGQVPWIFTEERGWADAADHPDLNNRPRFATARKALP; this is encoded by the coding sequence CTGCTGCTCGCTGAGGTAGCTCAAGCCACCCAGCGGCTGGCCGACGCCGGCGTGCCCTCGCCGCGCAACGACGCGGAGGAGCTCGCCGCGTTCGTGCACGGCGTGAAGAGGGGCGCGCTGCACTCCGTGAAGGACGCGGACTTCGACGCCCGGTACTGGGAGGTCATCGCCCGCCGTGAGCAGCGCGAGCCGTTGCAGCACATCACCGGGCGGGCGTTCTTCCGGTACCTGGAGCTCCAGGTCGGCCCCGGCGTCTTCGTGCCCCGGCCCGAGACCGAGTCCGTGGTCGGCTGGGCGATAGACGCCGTACGCGCCATGGACGTGGTCGAGCCCTGCATCGTCGACCTGTGCACCGGCTCCGGCGCCATCGCGCTCGCCCTCGCCCAGGAGGTCCCGCGCTCGCGCGTGCACGCCGTGGAGCTGTCCGAGGACGCCCTGCAGTGGACGCGCAAGAACGTGCAGGGGTCCAGGGTCGACCTGCGGCAGGGCAACGCCCTGGACGCCTTCCCGGACCTCGACGGCCAGGTCGACCTGGTCATCTCCAACCCGCCCTACATCCCGCTCACCGAGTGGGAGTACGTCGCTCCCGAGGCCCGGGACTACGATCCCGAACTCGCCCTGTTCTCCGGCGAGGACGGCCTCGACCTCATCCGCGGTCTGGAGCGCACCGCACACCGGCTCCTGCGCCCGGGTGGCGTCGTCGTCATCGAGCACGCCGACACCCAGGGCGGCCAGGTGCCGTGGATCTTCACCGAGGAGCGGGGCTGGGCCGACGCGGCCGACCACCCCGACCTCAACAACCGCCCCCGGTTCGCCACGGCACGCAAGGCGCTGCCGTGA
- a CDS encoding L-threonylcarbamoyladenylate synthase: MARRYDTNDATDRSTGLREAASAVRRGELVVLPTDTVYGIGADAFSSEAVVDLLAAKGRGRNMPTPVLIGSPNTLHGLVTDFSEMAWELVDAFWPGALTLVAKHQPSLQWDLGDTRGTVAVRMPLHPVAIELLTEVGPMAVSSANLTGHPAPEDCDAAQEMLGDSVSVYLDGGPTPGNVPSSIVDVTREVPVLLRAGAISAEELRKVVPDLEVAN; encoded by the coding sequence ATGGCACGGCGATACGACACCAACGACGCGACCGACCGCTCGACGGGTCTGCGCGAGGCCGCGTCCGCCGTCCGCCGTGGCGAGCTGGTGGTCCTCCCGACCGACACGGTGTACGGCATCGGCGCCGACGCGTTCTCCTCGGAGGCCGTCGTGGACCTGCTGGCGGCCAAGGGCCGGGGCCGCAACATGCCCACGCCGGTGCTCATCGGCTCCCCGAACACGCTCCACGGCCTGGTCACGGACTTCTCCGAGATGGCGTGGGAGCTGGTCGACGCGTTCTGGCCGGGCGCCCTCACGCTCGTCGCCAAGCACCAGCCGTCCCTCCAGTGGGACCTGGGCGACACCAGGGGCACGGTGGCCGTCCGCATGCCGCTGCACCCGGTGGCGATCGAGCTGCTGACGGAGGTCGGCCCGATGGCGGTCTCCTCGGCGAACCTCACCGGCCACCCGGCGCCGGAGGACTGTGACGCGGCCCAGGAGATGCTCGGCGACTCGGTCTCCGTCTACCTGGACGGCGGTCCGACGCCCGGCAACGTGCCGTCCTCGATCGTCGACGTGACGCGCGAGGTGCCCGTCCTGCTCCGTGCGGGCGCGATCTCCGCGGAGGAGCTCCGGAAGGTCGTACCCGACCTCGAGGTGGCGAATTGA
- a CDS encoding protein-tyrosine-phosphatase translates to MTAPDAGRGIWDMEETRTFTGLPRDTFRILHVSTGNVCRSPITERLTRHALANRLGDPLWGGVVVESAGTWGHEGAPMEANAEAVLADFGADASGFTGRELLDEHVIMADLVLTATRDHRAQVISMGHSAGLRTFTLKEFTRLVRAIDPTTLPPLEDGMVDRARALVRAAAALRGWLLAPTAEADEVYDPYGAPLTFFRSIGDEIHQALDPVVTALTGVPARA, encoded by the coding sequence TTGACGGCCCCTGACGCGGGGCGTGGCATATGGGACATGGAAGAGACGCGGACCTTCACCGGCCTCCCGCGTGACACCTTCCGCATCCTCCACGTCAGCACCGGCAACGTGTGCCGCTCGCCGATCACCGAGCGGCTGACCCGCCATGCCCTGGCGAACCGGCTCGGCGACCCGCTGTGGGGCGGCGTGGTCGTGGAGAGCGCCGGCACCTGGGGCCACGAAGGGGCGCCCATGGAGGCCAACGCGGAGGCGGTCCTGGCCGACTTCGGCGCGGACGCCTCCGGCTTCACCGGCCGCGAGCTCCTCGACGAGCACGTCATCATGGCCGACCTGGTCCTGACCGCCACCCGCGACCACCGCGCCCAGGTCATCTCCATGGGCCACTCGGCGGGCCTGCGCACCTTCACCCTGAAGGAGTTCACCCGCCTGGTCCGCGCGATAGACCCGACCACGCTGCCGCCCCTGGAGGACGGCATGGTCGACCGCGCCCGCGCCCTGGTCCGTGCGGCGGCGGCTCTACGCGGGTGGCTCCTGGCCCCGACGGCGGAGGCGGACGAGGTGTACGACCCGTACGGGGCGCCCCTGACGTTCTTCCGGTCGATCGGGGACGAGATACATCAGGCGCTCGATCCGGTGGTGACGGCGCTGACGGGGGTGCCCGCGAGGGCGTGA